From one Caldithrix abyssi DSM 13497 genomic stretch:
- a CDS encoding type IV pilus twitching motility protein PilT, which yields MSVNFGQVLRFAVRQNASDIHFSSGMQPIIRLVGELKRIDAPVITYEELKNFIFAYLRPEQKAAFEKNLEIDFSLSIEGISRFRVNVFKHSNGLSASLRIIPEQIRTLNELLMPPVLKEIVRHRKGLILVTGPTGSGKSTTLAAMIDEINRNRRDHIITLEDPIEYLHRPKLSLIHQREVGVHTQSFAQGLRAALREDPDVILVGEMRDIETITNALHAAETGHLVFSTLHTNSASETVDRIINVFPGEQQQQIRVILAGSLVAVISQRLVRQAHRADRIALLEILIATPAIRNLIREGKTHQIESAIQMGAEYGMRTFQKSLDELRQRNLVPPDMIKVDFAN from the coding sequence ATGTCTGTTAATTTTGGTCAGGTTTTACGTTTTGCAGTAAGGCAAAATGCCTCAGATATTCATTTCAGCAGCGGCATGCAGCCGATCATTCGTCTGGTCGGCGAGTTGAAAAGAATCGATGCGCCTGTGATAACGTACGAGGAGTTGAAAAACTTTATCTTCGCTTACTTACGCCCTGAGCAAAAAGCCGCATTTGAAAAAAATCTGGAAATCGATTTTTCATTATCCATCGAGGGGATAAGTCGATTTCGTGTAAATGTGTTTAAACATTCCAATGGCCTTAGCGCCTCGCTCAGGATCATCCCTGAACAAATTCGCACGCTTAACGAACTATTGATGCCGCCGGTATTAAAGGAAATCGTCCGGCATCGAAAAGGTTTGATTCTGGTCACCGGTCCAACAGGATCCGGAAAATCGACCACGCTGGCTGCGATGATCGATGAAATAAATCGGAACCGGCGGGACCACATTATTACCCTCGAAGATCCAATCGAATACCTCCATCGCCCAAAGCTTTCGCTCATTCACCAACGAGAAGTAGGCGTGCACACGCAAAGCTTTGCGCAGGGGCTGCGCGCTGCCTTACGCGAGGACCCGGATGTTATTCTAGTAGGCGAAATGCGCGATATCGAAACGATTACCAACGCCCTGCACGCAGCCGAAACAGGTCATCTGGTTTTTTCGACGTTGCACACCAACTCGGCCAGCGAAACGGTCGATCGCATCATTAATGTCTTTCCCGGCGAGCAGCAACAGCAAATTCGCGTTATTCTGGCCGGGTCGCTTGTAGCCGTCATCTCACAGCGCCTGGTACGCCAGGCGCACCGGGCAGATCGGATCGCTCTGTTAGAAATCTTAATTGCCACCCCGGCCATTCGAAATTTGATTCGGGAGGGGAAAACGCATCAAATAGAATCGGCCATTCAAATGGGGGCAGAGTACGGCATGCGTACCTTTCAGAAAAGCCTGGATGAGCTGCGTCAAAGAAATTTGGTCCCGCCCGATATGATAAAAGTTGACTTTGCAAATTAA
- a CDS encoding secretin and TonB N-terminal domain-containing protein, translated as MRNLCVKIVSVFLILLLSVSASLAVNIEKLLEQRVSPSFEGVMLKDALRLFAKQNSFNYVFTGDGKEVVNVRLTNVPIRTALEYILKPNGYHYLIKDNVMIIKPLKDEYYGELQTKIYHLQYIDALKIKATVSKFLSKKGKLEALITEKTTANEPDRSNVLIVSDLEENLAIIDQIIQELDAPLKQVLIEVRLIETLIGDNKQLGLKWPTSIRASVMGAETTAPITNQGQQTQGGEQTILAGWYELPETPDQIHLGVLTIDKLQAALNMLASDNRSKLISNPKVTTVNNQKAIIRIGTTVPIPEIQRSVAGDLYSYKERDVSMRLEVIPTVGKDNKITLKLHPVMQEIIGYVGTAEAPQPIISVREVETTVVINDGETVAIGGLVKETKSEQQEGIWLLSSIPILGYLFKHTTVKKEKNDLLIFITSKVLEAK; from the coding sequence ATGCGAAACCTTTGTGTAAAAATAGTCAGCGTCTTTCTTATCTTATTGCTATCCGTAAGCGCCAGCCTGGCGGTTAATATCGAAAAATTATTAGAACAACGCGTTTCGCCATCTTTTGAAGGCGTTATGCTAAAAGATGCTTTGCGTCTGTTTGCCAAACAAAACAGCTTTAATTATGTTTTTACCGGAGACGGAAAAGAAGTGGTGAATGTCCGTTTAACTAATGTTCCGATACGGACGGCGCTTGAATACATCTTAAAGCCCAATGGATACCACTATCTCATCAAAGATAATGTAATGATTATCAAGCCTTTAAAAGATGAGTATTACGGCGAGCTTCAGACAAAGATTTACCACCTTCAATATATCGACGCTCTTAAAATCAAAGCGACTGTGAGCAAGTTTTTATCCAAAAAAGGCAAGCTGGAAGCTCTAATAACTGAAAAAACTACCGCAAATGAGCCCGATCGTTCGAACGTTTTGATCGTTTCCGATCTTGAGGAGAATCTGGCCATTATCGATCAGATTATTCAGGAATTAGACGCGCCGCTCAAACAGGTGTTGATAGAAGTTCGTTTAATAGAAACCCTGATTGGAGATAACAAGCAACTGGGCTTAAAGTGGCCCACGTCGATCAGGGCCTCGGTAATGGGGGCTGAAACCACCGCTCCAATCACCAACCAAGGGCAACAAACTCAGGGCGGCGAACAAACCATTTTAGCCGGCTGGTACGAGTTACCTGAAACTCCGGATCAAATTCATCTGGGCGTGTTAACCATTGACAAGTTACAGGCCGCGCTAAATATGCTGGCAAGCGACAATCGTTCCAAGCTGATCTCTAATCCTAAGGTAACCACGGTCAATAATCAAAAAGCGATTATAAGAATTGGAACCACCGTACCTATTCCGGAAATTCAACGTAGCGTGGCAGGCGATCTGTATTCTTACAAAGAAAGAGACGTCAGCATGCGCCTTGAAGTTATCCCTACTGTGGGAAAAGACAATAAAATTACTTTAAAGCTCCATCCCGTTATGCAGGAAATTATTGGTTATGTGGGAACGGCAGAAGCGCCTCAACCAATTATCTCTGTGCGCGAGGTGGAAACAACGGTTGTAATAAACGACGGTGAAACGGTGGCCATTGGCGGGTTGGTAAAAGAGACCAAAAGCGAGCAGCAAGAGGGAATCTGGCTGTTGAGCAGCATTCCCATTTTAGGTTATTTGTTTAAGCACACCACCGTCAAAAAAGAAAAAAATGATTTATTGATATTTATAACAAGCAAAGTTCTGGAAGCGAAGTAG
- the pilO gene encoding type 4a pilus biogenesis protein PilO, translating to MTRKKFAIKLGIIVLVVLLWYNFVYVAQINRLTLLDVELLEVRNKVNMASNAKSNLENIKKRFEQEQIQLEKEKAKFVRRENLGQVTERLQSLAEKYNLKLVDFSPGFKDYFEQKDKKIIPLPLTITLVGQYLAIGKYIEQWQELPFYILPQSIIMERLDENGYDVQAVIDTKLYTWNE from the coding sequence ATGACAAGAAAAAAATTTGCTATCAAATTAGGCATTATTGTGTTAGTTGTATTATTGTGGTATAATTTTGTTTATGTGGCTCAGATTAACCGGCTGACACTGCTGGATGTGGAGCTTTTGGAAGTCAGAAATAAAGTAAATATGGCTTCAAATGCCAAATCAAATCTGGAAAACATTAAAAAACGCTTTGAACAAGAACAAATTCAACTGGAGAAAGAAAAAGCTAAGTTTGTCAGACGTGAAAATCTGGGGCAGGTTACGGAACGTCTGCAAAGTCTGGCTGAAAAATATAATCTGAAACTGGTTGATTTTTCGCCAGGGTTTAAAGATTATTTTGAGCAAAAAGACAAAAAGATTATCCCCTTACCGCTTACCATCACCCTGGTTGGCCAATACCTGGCAATCGGTAAATATATTGAGCAGTGGCAAGAATTACCGTTTTACATTTTACCGCAATCCATAATTATGGAAAGATTGGACGAAAACGGTTATGATGTTCAGGCAGTAATTGATACAAAACTATATACCTGGAATGAGTAA